In Chroicocephalus ridibundus chromosome 12, bChrRid1.1, whole genome shotgun sequence, a single genomic region encodes these proteins:
- the HNF4A gene encoding hepatocyte nuclear factor 4-alpha isoform X1, translating to MIMRLSKALIDMEMADYSAALDPAYTTLEFENMQVLAMGSADTSPSEAANLNTSNSIGVSALCAICGDRATGKHYGASSCDGCKGFFRRSVRKNHMYSCRFNRQCVVDKDKRNQCRYCRLKKCFRAGMKKEAVQNERDRISTRRSSYEDSSLPSINVLLQAEVLAQQISSPVPVINGDIRGKKIANISDVCESMKQQLLVLVEWAKYIPAFCELPLDDQATLLRAHAGEHLLLGAAKRSMVFKDVLLLGNDHIIPRNCPELVEVNRVAIRILDELVLPFQELQIDDNEYACLKAIIFFDPDAKGLSDPSKIKRMRYQVQVSLEDYINDRQYDSRGRFGELLLLLPVLQSITWQMIEQIQFVKLFGMAKIDNLLQEMLLGGSSSETPHAHHPLHPHLIQENLGTNVIVANTMPPQMHNGQMSTPETPQPSPPAGSGPEQYKLLPGAIATVAKQPTSIPQPAITKQEVI from the exons ATGATAATGCGCCTTTCCAAAGCCCTAATAGACATGGAGATGGCAGATTACAGCGCAGCGCTAGACCCGGCGTATACCACTCTGGAGTTTGAGAACATGCAGGTGCTGGCTATGGGCAGCG CAGACACGTCTCCATCAGAAGCAGCCAACCTCAACACTTCCAACAGCATCGGGGTGAGCGCGCTGTGTGCCATCTGCGGGGACCGCGCCACAGGGAAGCACTACGGGGCTTCCAGCTGCGATGGCTGCAAAGGCTTCTTCAGGAGGAGCGTCCGGAAGAACCACATGTACTCCTGCAG GTTTAACAGGCAGTGTGTGGtagacaaagacaaaagaaaccagTGCCGATACTGCAGGCTTAAGAAGTGCTTCCGAGCAGGAATGAAGAAGGAAG CTGTACAAAATGAACGGGACCGAATCAGCACCCGGAGATCAAGTTACGAAGACAGCAGCTTGCCCTCCATCAACGTCTTACTGCAGGCAGAAGTCCTGGCACAACAG atATCATCCCCGGTTCCTGTGATCAACGGAGACATCCGAGGGAAGAAGATTGCCAACATCTCCGACGTGTGCGAATCtatgaagcagcagctgctggtgctggtggagtGGGCCAAGTACATCCCTGCCTTCTGCGAGCTGCCCCTGGATGACCAGGCAa CACTGCTGCGAGCACACGCAGGGGAACATCTGTTACTGGGAGCTGCCAAGAGGTCCATGGTGTTCAAGGATGTCTTGCTGCTAG GAAACGACCACATCATCCCACGGAACTGCCCTGAACTGGTGGAGGTGAACCGTGTGGCCATCCGCATCCTCGACGAGCTGGTCCTTCCCTTCCAGGAGCTGCAGATAGATGACAATGAATATGCCTGCTTGAAAGCCATCATCTTCTTTGACCCAG ATGCCAAAGGACTGAGTGACCCCTCCAAAATCAAGCGGATGCGGTACCAGGTGCAAGTCAGCCTGGAGGACTACATCAATGACCGGCAATATGACTCACGGGGCCGCttcggggagctgctgctgctgctgcctgtgctgcagagcatcACCTGGCAGATGATAGAGCAGATACAGTTTGTCAAGCTCTTCGGCATGGCCAAGATTGACAACCTGCTGCAGGAGATGCTGTTAGGAG GTTCATCAAGTGAAACGCCGCATGCTCACCACCCCCTGCACCCTCATCTGATCCAGGAGAACCTGGGAACAAACGTCATTGTGGCCAACACAATGCCTCCTCAGATGCACAATGGGCAGATGT cTACTCCAGAAACTCCACAGCCATCTCCACCTGCAGGCTCAGGACCAGAGCAATATAAGCTGCTGCCCGGAGCCATTGCAACCGTGGCAAAACAGCCCACCTCCATCCCGCAACCCGCCATCACGAAACAGGAGGTCATCTAG
- the HNF4A gene encoding hepatocyte nuclear factor 4-alpha isoform X2, with the protein MIMRLSKALIDMEMADYSAALDPAYTTLEFENMQVLAMGSDTSPSEAANLNTSNSIGVSALCAICGDRATGKHYGASSCDGCKGFFRRSVRKNHMYSCRFNRQCVVDKDKRNQCRYCRLKKCFRAGMKKEAVQNERDRISTRRSSYEDSSLPSINVLLQAEVLAQQISSPVPVINGDIRGKKIANISDVCESMKQQLLVLVEWAKYIPAFCELPLDDQATLLRAHAGEHLLLGAAKRSMVFKDVLLLGNDHIIPRNCPELVEVNRVAIRILDELVLPFQELQIDDNEYACLKAIIFFDPDAKGLSDPSKIKRMRYQVQVSLEDYINDRQYDSRGRFGELLLLLPVLQSITWQMIEQIQFVKLFGMAKIDNLLQEMLLGGSSSETPHAHHPLHPHLIQENLGTNVIVANTMPPQMHNGQMSTPETPQPSPPAGSGPEQYKLLPGAIATVAKQPTSIPQPAITKQEVI; encoded by the exons ATGATAATGCGCCTTTCCAAAGCCCTAATAGACATGGAGATGGCAGATTACAGCGCAGCGCTAGACCCGGCGTATACCACTCTGGAGTTTGAGAACATGCAGGTGCTGGCTATGGGCAGCG ACACGTCTCCATCAGAAGCAGCCAACCTCAACACTTCCAACAGCATCGGGGTGAGCGCGCTGTGTGCCATCTGCGGGGACCGCGCCACAGGGAAGCACTACGGGGCTTCCAGCTGCGATGGCTGCAAAGGCTTCTTCAGGAGGAGCGTCCGGAAGAACCACATGTACTCCTGCAG GTTTAACAGGCAGTGTGTGGtagacaaagacaaaagaaaccagTGCCGATACTGCAGGCTTAAGAAGTGCTTCCGAGCAGGAATGAAGAAGGAAG CTGTACAAAATGAACGGGACCGAATCAGCACCCGGAGATCAAGTTACGAAGACAGCAGCTTGCCCTCCATCAACGTCTTACTGCAGGCAGAAGTCCTGGCACAACAG atATCATCCCCGGTTCCTGTGATCAACGGAGACATCCGAGGGAAGAAGATTGCCAACATCTCCGACGTGTGCGAATCtatgaagcagcagctgctggtgctggtggagtGGGCCAAGTACATCCCTGCCTTCTGCGAGCTGCCCCTGGATGACCAGGCAa CACTGCTGCGAGCACACGCAGGGGAACATCTGTTACTGGGAGCTGCCAAGAGGTCCATGGTGTTCAAGGATGTCTTGCTGCTAG GAAACGACCACATCATCCCACGGAACTGCCCTGAACTGGTGGAGGTGAACCGTGTGGCCATCCGCATCCTCGACGAGCTGGTCCTTCCCTTCCAGGAGCTGCAGATAGATGACAATGAATATGCCTGCTTGAAAGCCATCATCTTCTTTGACCCAG ATGCCAAAGGACTGAGTGACCCCTCCAAAATCAAGCGGATGCGGTACCAGGTGCAAGTCAGCCTGGAGGACTACATCAATGACCGGCAATATGACTCACGGGGCCGCttcggggagctgctgctgctgctgcctgtgctgcagagcatcACCTGGCAGATGATAGAGCAGATACAGTTTGTCAAGCTCTTCGGCATGGCCAAGATTGACAACCTGCTGCAGGAGATGCTGTTAGGAG GTTCATCAAGTGAAACGCCGCATGCTCACCACCCCCTGCACCCTCATCTGATCCAGGAGAACCTGGGAACAAACGTCATTGTGGCCAACACAATGCCTCCTCAGATGCACAATGGGCAGATGT cTACTCCAGAAACTCCACAGCCATCTCCACCTGCAGGCTCAGGACCAGAGCAATATAAGCTGCTGCCCGGAGCCATTGCAACCGTGGCAAAACAGCCCACCTCCATCCCGCAACCCGCCATCACGAAACAGGAGGTCATCTAG
- the HNF4A gene encoding hepatocyte nuclear factor 4-alpha isoform X3 → MVNVSTQLSAKMEAPYADTSPSEAANLNTSNSIGVSALCAICGDRATGKHYGASSCDGCKGFFRRSVRKNHMYSCRFNRQCVVDKDKRNQCRYCRLKKCFRAGMKKEAVQNERDRISTRRSSYEDSSLPSINVLLQAEVLAQQISSPVPVINGDIRGKKIANISDVCESMKQQLLVLVEWAKYIPAFCELPLDDQATLLRAHAGEHLLLGAAKRSMVFKDVLLLGNDHIIPRNCPELVEVNRVAIRILDELVLPFQELQIDDNEYACLKAIIFFDPDAKGLSDPSKIKRMRYQVQVSLEDYINDRQYDSRGRFGELLLLLPVLQSITWQMIEQIQFVKLFGMAKIDNLLQEMLLGGSSSETPHAHHPLHPHLIQENLGTNVIVANTMPPQMHNGQMSTPETPQPSPPAGSGPEQYKLLPGAIATVAKQPTSIPQPAITKQEVI, encoded by the exons CAGACACGTCTCCATCAGAAGCAGCCAACCTCAACACTTCCAACAGCATCGGGGTGAGCGCGCTGTGTGCCATCTGCGGGGACCGCGCCACAGGGAAGCACTACGGGGCTTCCAGCTGCGATGGCTGCAAAGGCTTCTTCAGGAGGAGCGTCCGGAAGAACCACATGTACTCCTGCAG GTTTAACAGGCAGTGTGTGGtagacaaagacaaaagaaaccagTGCCGATACTGCAGGCTTAAGAAGTGCTTCCGAGCAGGAATGAAGAAGGAAG CTGTACAAAATGAACGGGACCGAATCAGCACCCGGAGATCAAGTTACGAAGACAGCAGCTTGCCCTCCATCAACGTCTTACTGCAGGCAGAAGTCCTGGCACAACAG atATCATCCCCGGTTCCTGTGATCAACGGAGACATCCGAGGGAAGAAGATTGCCAACATCTCCGACGTGTGCGAATCtatgaagcagcagctgctggtgctggtggagtGGGCCAAGTACATCCCTGCCTTCTGCGAGCTGCCCCTGGATGACCAGGCAa CACTGCTGCGAGCACACGCAGGGGAACATCTGTTACTGGGAGCTGCCAAGAGGTCCATGGTGTTCAAGGATGTCTTGCTGCTAG GAAACGACCACATCATCCCACGGAACTGCCCTGAACTGGTGGAGGTGAACCGTGTGGCCATCCGCATCCTCGACGAGCTGGTCCTTCCCTTCCAGGAGCTGCAGATAGATGACAATGAATATGCCTGCTTGAAAGCCATCATCTTCTTTGACCCAG ATGCCAAAGGACTGAGTGACCCCTCCAAAATCAAGCGGATGCGGTACCAGGTGCAAGTCAGCCTGGAGGACTACATCAATGACCGGCAATATGACTCACGGGGCCGCttcggggagctgctgctgctgctgcctgtgctgcagagcatcACCTGGCAGATGATAGAGCAGATACAGTTTGTCAAGCTCTTCGGCATGGCCAAGATTGACAACCTGCTGCAGGAGATGCTGTTAGGAG GTTCATCAAGTGAAACGCCGCATGCTCACCACCCCCTGCACCCTCATCTGATCCAGGAGAACCTGGGAACAAACGTCATTGTGGCCAACACAATGCCTCCTCAGATGCACAATGGGCAGATGT cTACTCCAGAAACTCCACAGCCATCTCCACCTGCAGGCTCAGGACCAGAGCAATATAAGCTGCTGCCCGGAGCCATTGCAACCGTGGCAAAACAGCCCACCTCCATCCCGCAACCCGCCATCACGAAACAGGAGGTCATCTAG